Genomic DNA from Candidatus Brocadiaceae bacterium:
CCATCGCCTGACCGCTTCGGGGTCGCGCTCGTAGGCCCTGCGAACCGGCTTCTGCGGCGTGAACCCCCAGCGGGCCAGGTAGCGTCGCACCGAGCGGGACGAGACGGCGACGCCGTACTTCCTCCGGATCAGCTGCCGGACGGCATCCGAAGTCCACAGGAAGAAGGGCAGCTTGATCTGTTCGGGATGGCGGTCCCGGATCGTGTTGCACACGGCGGCGGCCTGCCAGCCCATGAGTTTTCGGCGCGGGCGCTTGGGACCCCGCTTGTGGGCGGCCAGGGCAGCGTGGCCGCCCCGGCGATAGGCCTTCATCCAGTTGCCGACGGCCTGGCGGGTGACGCCGAACGCCACGGCGGCGGCCGTCTGCTTCATGCCGGCCAGGACGGCGTCGACGGCGCGGCGGCGCAGGGCCGCCTGGGCATCCTGACTCAAGGATCGGGCATCGTGACTCATGGAAGCTCATTATGGCCGGCCTTGATAGAGAATGCAA
This window encodes:
- a CDS encoding helix-turn-helix domain-containing protein; the protein is MSQDAQAALRRRAVDAVLAGMKQTAAAVAFGVTRQAVGNWMKAYRRGGHAALAAHKRGPKRPRRKLMGWQAAAVCNTIRDRHPEQIKLPFFLWTSDAVRQLIRRKYGVAVSSRSVRRYLARWGFTPQKPVRRAYERDPEAVRRW